CCTCGCATGTCCGCGGGTTTGATTCGACGTATCTTTGCTGAATTAGTTGATGCTGTGCGTTATCTACATGCCCATTACATTGTTCACCGGGACATCAAGTTAGAAAGTGAGTCAGCACGTGCCAAATCACCGTACACCTTCAACTGACATACCTAGATGTTCTGCTTACAATGCCCGCTTATGTTATGGACGACGTGCAAGACTGGCGTACCTACGATCGCGCTGTGGTCACTCTCAGCGATCTCGGCCTGTCGCGACGTATCCCCGAACCACCCGAGAGCCCACTTTTGCAGACCCGATGTGGCAGCGAGGACTACGCAGCCCCCGAGATTCTGATGGGTCAGGCTTACGATGGTCGTGCCACCGACGCTTGGGCACTCGGTGTTCTACTTTATGCCATCATGGAGAATCGGTTACCGTTTGATGTTCTGCCTGGCACCCGAGGAGATCCTGCCAAACTTCGTGCCCGGACTCCTCATCGTATCGCACGTTGTGAATGGGCTTGGTATAGATATGccgacgacgaggaggaatGGGACCCCGAGAAGggcaaaggacttgaaggGGCCCGTGACTGTGTGGAAGGTCTTCTCAAGCGCAACACGAAGCGCAAAACCCTCGATGAGATTGCTGCTATTGTTTGGGTGCGTGATGCAATCAATGTGCCCGGTGGTCTGACACGAGGCGACAAAGAAGTGCCATAGAGCCGGTCTCCCATGTGCCTTGTTGTCCCGTACATTGTCGTTCATTTTCATTTTCATCCTTTTCACCTGTCCGACATTcattctcttcctccttttCTTGCTTTCTTGGCCCACTTACCTTTTTCCTTGTTTGGTTATTTTATCCATTCTTTTAATTCACGATACATGGTGACTGAATAGGTCATTATGTGGATTGAATGTCATGTTCTTATGGCTAGACCGGTTTTTATACCCTTTTTTACATACAACTACCTCAAGGAGGTAAGAAACGGAAATACAAGAGATAGTTTCCCTCTGATCCCTGTTGCAGACATCCCAGCTTGCCATGGCCCCGATGTCGTGACTCGTGTCCGAATTAGTCAACGACGATCATCTTGATACTGCACCCAGGCTACACAGGGAGAGCTGGAAAGATAGTCACTTCCTAAATAAAGACTTTTTGACTGGCATGATGCATGGCCTTCTATCTGGGTTACGCTCTTTTTGTTGCTTGGTAGATCTTTTGCCACCAAGCCAGTCACTTTCACACATGTGGCAAATGACTATAGCAATCAGAGGGACTCGCAACAAAATCTGAGCGATGAAACCCCGAAAAAGCCGGACAGAGTAGTGGCTCGCGACTCAGCCGTGATCAAAGGGACTGGTCAGCAGCTTGATGTTTGACATGCCCTTGAGTACATACCGAACACTAGCACTAACAATGCGACTGAAGGCAAGGTCAAAGCAAACTAGAAATCGGTCTTCATTTTAGCGTAGATGGTGACATAGTTCTGAATTGATTAGTCTCTTCTGGTTTTGTGTCATCTCCAATCCTTAAGTTTCTTATGCTCCATACGTAGTTGAGTCTTTAGATATGATTCGACATCTCGAAGTCTCGCAATGTCAAGATATCAAGAAACTAGATCTCTTCAGCTGAAATCGAAGCTTGGGTGGTGGTGTATTATGCCAAAGACCTAATGTACCAAAGGTTTTGTGCTGCCTAACAAACTACCAAGATACCCAATACCCGTTTAACGTTTTTGATACTTGCCGCAGGTCTGTTCATTCGCTGTGTCATTGACCATTCCTTTGGAGACAATGTTCGGTGTATGTCTTTGTTGACCTGGTGTCGTGATAACCACAGAGAACAGCTCCAAGCGACACaacaaagaaacaaagaaaggaTTGAAGAGCAATGCCTTGGAAGATCATAGAGTATCTGAATATATAATCACCATCTAGATCCTACACTCTGACAAAGGAAGCCCACCTCAAAAACCGAACCTCAAATACACCATCTAGTGTCTAGATTCCTTCCATTGACTTACGCTACAGAGAAGCACCCTTAAAATGTGCGTGCAGACATATGACATGTGGAAGATGTGCAACTGTATTCATTTCGGACGAATTGAACGGTGTGAAGAGTTCGGCGTTCCATTCTCCCACCGAGAGCGCTGCACAGGACGTGTTTTACGAGCTCTCAATATTGGCATCATTGGAATCCCCGAAAACCGGCTTCATCCAAAGTCAGGAATGTGCCCTGAATGTTCGAAGAAGCTGTATCGAGAGATGTGGACGCTTCGTTGGGAATGGACGTCTCGACAGAGTGAAGAATGGGCGGCGAAGCAAGAAGGTGAGAATGGATAGAAACACCCAGATAAATAGAGATGCAAGATTTTCTCGTCTCGATCAAGTCAACCTTCAATTACCATATTTCTAAATGATCTAACAAAGAGTTGATTATGACTGCTCAGCGTAGTTCTGAGTGTGGAAGATCCGATGATTTGTCACAAAGGCTCCTTTTATGCGGTAGATAGATGGGCTCTGTGGATTCCGAAACACATTATCTGGATCAACTTGCTCTTTGATCTGCTGTAGTCGGGGGAGATTGGTGCCCCAGTATGCCTCGGTGGCATTGGGCAGAAGAGGATCAACGTAACCCGGGTAGGCAGTGTAGGGAAGGGCCATGTCGGTGACAATTTTATTCAGCCCATCGAGGAAATTAATCTGAGTCTGGGAGATGTGTCCCAAGAAATTGATTGTGTAGGACTGTAGCCAGATTAGTACGTCACGATGGGCGTACGATGTAGCGTTGGTTGGGATGTCACTGGTGTAACCCCCCTGGAGATCGAACAATAGAAACCAGCCTAAAGTACCCTTGTCAATGGTACTAATGTATTCGAACATTTTGTCGATAGTCTCTGAGGTCATCAGAGTCTGGGGAGTCCAAGAAGTAGACTTTGCGTAGAAATTGGTTGGGATTCCAGCTGCCAACCTCAAAATAAGGTCCTGGGCCCAGTGGGCAACAAGACCTAACCAATCATCAAAAACCAATGCACTGCCATTTGCACCGGGGAACTTGCTGCCAAGTTTCAACTTATCATACTCCTCCTTGGTGCCGAAGAAGGTACCGCTGATTACTATACTACCCTCAAGCACAGTGAGGGTGGATGCCATCTTTCGAGTCAACTTGGGATCTGACACAAAGGCCTGCCAGCTTTTGAAAAGCTCTGCCTGGTGCTTGGAGTTTCTAACCTCCAAGCTGTATGTATACTGCACCGCAGTACCAGGTTCAGGCTCAGTTCGGACCTTGAACTCGGTAACGATACCGTAGCCCGAGGCCGCACCCTTGATCGCCCAAAAGAGGTCCTGGTTTTCCGTGGCAGAGGCTCTTACAATACTCGAATTGGCAAGAACCACTTCAGCCTCCAGTACATGGTCAAGTGCGGCACCAAATTGACGTGAAGTTGGGCCAAGACCACCAATTGTGAAATGGCCCCCAGAACCGACTTGAGGACAAATTCCGTGAGACATAGCCCGTCCACCAGTGTGGTGCAGCCGCTGTGTCACGTCACTCAACAGATTTCCTGCCCCAATAGTCGCTTGCCAAGTTGTGTTGTCCATGGAGAATTGTCGGAGATGTTTCAAGTCAATCACAACGGCACCGTCCGTTCCTCCAAGACCTGTCATATATCGCATTTTAGTCATCGGACAATGCTACCTCTGAGCCAGGGTGGTTGGGGTGTACCGTAATTGCCATAGCTGTGCCCTCCACTTTTGGCCTGGACTGGATATCCGTTGTCTGCGGCGCATTTGACTATAGCAGCCACCTCTCGAGTAGAGCTATGGCCTATGAGCTAGGGGTAAAATGAATCACTATCTTCATGGACACTCACGTGGGAAAGGCCACTGCTGCTGGAGTAACCGGAATGTTCAGGTTGTAGCGATTCACAATGCGGTCATAGAACAGATCGCCAGCAAAGGCAAAATTTCCGCGGTCTGTCAGAACATTCCCAAAGCATGCCTTCAATGCCTCATTGGGACCAGCAAGGGCCAGCGATATGGTTCTCACTGCCAAAAGGAGTAGTTGTAGAAGCATAGTTGGGCTCGGCAAAGTGTTGGCCAGAGCTACAATGTGAATCAGATCAGGaaaagaggagaagaagaagctgagaaagagagagagagagagagaaagagagagagagagagaggaatgAGGGGACCACGTCATGTAGTTCAAACAGCgtgcttcaaagaagaacATATCAGATATGGCTGAATGATCCAGTCCAAACTGCAAGCACTCTCGTTTGCCCATGTCATGAAACTGGGTGATTTTAGGATGTTTCGATCCTTGACTCACAAATTGGAAGGAGACGGTATACCATCTTCTTATTTACATGACTTGGTCTAATTTAAAAATAACGACTCTCAAACGGGTTTGGTGAGGTCTGTATTGACAACCGCCTCGGCATATCGTGGGCTGTCATTGTGGAAGatgcccttcttcttgtaCTGCAAATCCTCCCTAACCTATACAATGACTTGTTCCTGGATTAGAACCAAGCCTCAGATGAGTCAAATATTAATCCTCGTCAAGGTTCATCCACTGCAATGATTATGTGCGTAGCAAACCAGATTCGACTTGCGCTCTGTACATTCAAGCCATTGTACCAGCAAAATTAGCGGGAATAACTTGGGCCCACACAATTTGTTCAGGGTAAGATCTCTAAAAATGTACTGAAAGAAGTATTATCTCTCTACTAAGATCACCATGTCCGACGGCTCTGACTCCATGCTCGGGAAAATTCTTGCTTCTCTTTAACCCCCAAGCCAACCCGCTTGACCCGACCCAGACGGGCAAGCGACTCTCCCACATTGTCCAGCAGCGCTTTCTCACTAGGCGAGACCTGTTCTTCCTGCCGATTTTGGTCCAGTGTGTCCAGGTAATTCGTGTTATAGGTCGACTTGCGAGTTGTATCACTGGCGATTTGGCTATTGGTAACGCACTCCGCGATGCGCACTCTGATGCAGTGGGTCGGCTTGCTAAGAAGCGTCCATAGCAAACTCAGATAACTCCCGGGAAGCGGTGTTACTATATCCATCGGCGTATAGCGCAGACTGACGGGGAAAATCTTGGTCGTGGGAGGTACGCCGAGAAGGGAGTTGCTCAGGGTCAAGATTCCACGACCGTTGGTGGTGGCACACTCTGGGAACAACACAACCGGCCTGTTGGGGTACTGCTCGACCAAGGTCGACACATCCACCATCCGGGCACCAGGGGCCGGCTGCGTGGCGGGGAAAGCGAAGGCACGCAAGATGGCCTGAAGCAGAGAGATGCGCTCAACCTGGCGAGTGTTCGGGTAGGACGCTGTGAAGATCGGGTCGAAGATAGCTGCCAGGTACAGGGCATCAATGGGTGATGTGAAGGAAGAGGCGATGACCGAACCGGGCTGTGGCAGACGCGCTTGCTGTTGCTTCAGAGATCTGTGTGGGAGTTGTTAGTTGTAGGCGGAACAGGCTATTGTTCTACTGGTGCAGCACAAACCCTTTGCGCACTCCGTCCACTTGGAGATCAATCCACCAGATGCTGGGAACTCCAAGGATACACCATAGAGCAGCCTTTTTGCCCAACGATCCAATAGGAAGCCATTGTAAGATCAAAAAATAGCTAAGAgtgacgaagacgaagagcgGGAGGCGGAaacagaagaggaagatacGAAGGGGCGCTTGGAGGCCGAGCGCTTCAACAGGGATTGGGAGGAATGGTGCAATGCCCGAGCCTAAGAGAGATTTTAGCACATCTGCATTTGGAGGGGCTTAATATCACAGCAGAAACTCACCTCGATCCCGGAATTGAGAGTATCTCTCCATCTCGTGTTGTGACAGCTTTAAGCAGAATGAGCTGTATATAGTACGGGCCCAATCTTCAACACACCATGCGGTAAGGAAGTGTGTATCCGAGGAATGTGCTGACAGCACAAGTTGCGACTCGAACCCGGGGCTATTTCTGGCAGTGAAATTGGACTGACCAGCTGGTGATCTTCACATGCGAAAAGAGATGCCACGTGATGCAAGCCTGAGGCACATAGAAATACCATATCCCCGGAGGATACGGGCTAGAGGTGAGCGAGGTACACTGGATATCAAGTTCTGTACTATTTGTTTGACCAATTTCAAGCAGAGCTATATTTATATTATGATCTAAGAGAtaatgaaaagaaagaaacgcTCCAAATGCGCACGAAATCTGTGGGTAGTGTACAGGGTCTCTAAAATCACGCACTGTCAtccccatcatcatcatccaccACAAAGTCAGGTGTTGGAGGTCTTGGAGGCAGGTCAAAACACCAGATGGCTGCCCCGACTAAACAGAAGAGCGTACTGGTCATCATCCACGCGAGACCAATCCAGACGCCGCCGAGACGCAGTCCAATCTGGAAGACGGTCGTGATGGATAAACTCGCAACCACATTTCCCAATGATTGGATAATCTCAATCGCAGTAAATAAGCGAGCGGTCTCGTCACGTTCAACTAAAGTGGTAATGATAGAACGGGCAAGGAAAACGAAGCCAGATCCAGAGGTCTGGATGATCATGCTGGGGATCAGGGTTGCAATAGTTGGGGAGAGACCGATTCCGAGGGTTCCAACCGTAAGACAAAGTATACTGCTCCGCGCAAGCCAAAGGTCTTTTTCTGTCGATGAAAGTCGCGGGCTCAGGAATCTGCTTTTGAGAAAAGGTAGGCCGAAGAGGAACAGCGGGATTGACACGGTCGGCCGAGCAGATACCAGAAAGTTGGACTGCGCCAGTGTCCATGAATAACGTGTCGATATATACTGGGTCAAAAACCAGGAGGAACCTCGGCTCAGGCGGTAGACCAGGAATGCAGTGAGAAGGAGGAGCACTGGTTTTCGGTTGAGGATGAACTGGTAGGGTCTCAGGTAGAAGCGGTAATTTGCGCGGAATTTTGCCAGAATAGATTTATGGGAATATGATTGAATACTCCAAGTCGGCGGTTCGTTCTCATGGTCACCGTTCATGTCAGGCTCTGCGCGATGTGGTTCCGGGTCATTCAGATTGTGCAAAGAACGCTTTTGTTCGGGGTCATCTGTTAAATCCGACAGCTCCACATGAGTTGGTTCAGATTTCCGGGGTGGCAGTGCATGCTTCGTTTCGGGTAACACCAAAATGAGCATCATGCCGGCTATTACAATTGCGAATCcagccaccaagggtatcCAGGGGTCCAAGGTCATGAGATAAGAACTGAGAGCACTCGAAGCAAAGTCGGCCCCCATCGAAACGATGGCAAATTGAAAGAAGATGCCCGCTCTGTGTCACTCAATTAGCATCCACAAAGCTCATGCCCAAATTAGAGGAGCAGCATACCTTTCGGCCTCGCTGGTTACATCAGCCATCATAGTCCAGATAATCGCAAACGATACGACTGGACCACCCCCAAACACCCATGTCAATGCAGTAAACCAAAGCGCACGTAGAGGAAAGACATCCGAGAACCACAATATAATAATTGTAAGGATGGAATTCAACACAAATCCGGGAAGAGACAAAGCGAGTGTGGATTTGCGGCCACGACGGTCTGCCAGCAGACCATAGGGAATCGCCAAAAGAGCGCCTGCAAAACAATCAGATAATGGTCCAACCCTGCAGATTTAAAATGACCTACTAAGTGATCCATCAAAGAACATATGGTAACCCTTGACAGCCGCCAGTTCAGCCTGCACCTCGCCGATCTTACACATGGCTTCCGGAACTTGTCCGTCAGCACCAATCTTAGTCGGATCCACCCCCAGAAAATACTGGCGACAAGCAATAGACTCCATTATCCGGACCATGGGGCCCTCCAAGAAAGCAAAGCCGATTTCAACCGCGAGGACCATGGCGAACAGGGTCGCCTTGAGGCGAAAACTA
The nucleotide sequence above comes from Penicillium digitatum chromosome 1, complete sequence. Encoded proteins:
- a CDS encoding MFS transporter, putative; the protein is MERYSQFRDRGSGIAPFLPIPVEALGLQAPLRIFLFCFRLPLFVFVTLSYFLILQWLPIGSLGKKAALWCILGVPSIWWIDLQVDGVRKGSLKQQQARLPQPGSVIASSFTSPIDALYLAAIFDPIFTASYPNTRQVERISLLQAILRAFAFPATQPAPGARMVDVSTLVEQYPNRPVVLFPECATTNGRGILTLSNSLLGVPPTTKIFPVSLRYTPMDIVTPLPGSYLSLLWTLLSKPTHCIRVRIAECVTNSQIASDTTRKSTYNTNYLDTLDQNRQEEQVSPSEKALLDNVGESLARLGRVKRVGLGVKEKQEFSRAWSQSRRTW
- a CDS encoding 6-hydroxy-D-nicotine oxidase encodes the protein MLLQLLLLAVRTISLALAGPNEALKACFGNVLTDRGNFAFAGDLFYDRIVNRYNLNIPVTPAAVAFPTSTREVAAIVKCAADNGYPVQAKSGGHSYGNYGLGGTDGAVVIDLKHLRQFSMDNTTWQATIGAGNLLSDVTQRLHHTGGRAMSHGICPQVGSGGHFTIGGLGPTSRQFGAALDHVLEAEVVLANSSIVRASATENQDLFWAIKGAASGYGIVTEFKVRTEPEPGTAVQYTYSLEVRNSKHQAELFKSWQAFVSDPKLTRKMASTLTVLEGSIVISGTFFGTKEEYDKLKLGSKFPGANGSALVFDDWLGLVAHWAQDLILRLAAGIPTNFYAKSTSWTPQTLMTSETIDKMFEYISTIDKGTLGWFLLFDLQGGYTSDIPTNATSYAHRDVLIWLQSYTINFLGHISQTQINFLDGLNKIVTDMALPYTAYPGYVDPLLPNATEAYWGTNLPRLQQIKEQVDPDNVFRNPQSPSIYRIKGAFVTNHRIFHTQNYAEQS
- a CDS encoding MFS transporter, putative, with translation MASIRHEPLDREDREDAPFLDSADSSNPGPAHRHVHGKPSIGSLPVKANPSASAISFRLKATLFAMVLAVEIGFAFLEGPMVRIMESIACRQYFLGVDPTKIGADGQVPEAMCKIGEVQAELAAVKGYHMFFDGSLSALLAIPYGLLADRRGRKSTLALSLPGFVLNSILTIIILWFSDVFPLRALWFTALTWVFGGGPVVSFAIIWTMMADVTSEAERAGIFFQFAIVSMGADFASSALSSYLMTLDPWIPLVAGFAIVIAGMMLILVLPETKHALPPRKSEPTHVELSDLTDDPEQKRSLHNLNDPEPHRAEPDMNGDHENEPPTWSIQSYSHKSILAKFRANYRFYLRPYQFILNRKPVLLLLTAFLVYRLSRGSSWFLTQYISTRYSWTLAQSNFLVSARPTVSIPLFLFGLPFLKSRFLSPRLSSTEKDLWLARSSILCLTVGTLGIGLSPTIATLIPSMIIQTSGSGFVFLARSIITTLVERDETARLFTAIEIIQSLGNVVASLSITTVFQIGLRLGGVWIGLAWMMTSTLFCLVGAAIWCFDLPPRPPTPDFVVDDDDGDDSA